The segment GCCCGAAACCTCGACCTCTCGGCCGTCCTCGCGAACCCGGACGGCGACGTTCGCCGAAAGATCCGCGAGCAGGACCACGAACTCGAGGAGCAACTCGATCGCAAACTCATCGACGCGGGCGAGCAGGCGATCGAGGAGCAGACCCCGGTGACGCTGTCGACCGACGTGTCGAACGTCGACCGGGCCGTCGGCGCGATGCTCTCGAACCGGGTTACCGACCGCTACGGTGAGGCGGGACTACCCGAAGACACACTGACCGTAGACCTCGAGGGAACAGCCGGACAGAGCTTCGGCGCCTTCCTCGCCAGCGGCGTCTCGATGCACCTCCACGGCGGCGCGAACGATTACGTCGGAAAGGGCCTCTCCGGCGGGAAGCTGACGATCCGGACCCCCGAATCCGCGGCCTACGATCCGGCCGAGAACGTCGCCATCGGCAACGTCGCGCTGTACGGCGCGACCGGCGGCGAACTCTACGTCAACGGCGTCGCGGGCGAGCGATTCGCCGTGCGAAACTCCGCGGCCAAGGCGGTCGTCGAAGGCGTCGGCGACCACGGCTGCGAGTACATGACCGGCGGCGTCGTCGCCGTGTTAGGCGAGACGGGCACGAACTTCGCCGCGGGGATGTCCGGCGGCGTCGCCTACGTCTACGACCCTGATGAGGAGTTCGACGACCGCGTGAACACCGGCATGGTGACCCTCCACGACGATCTCGAGGAGAAAGACGAGGCCATGCTCCGCCGCCTCGTCGAGAACCACGTCGCCTACACCGGCTCCGATCGCGGCCAGGAACTGCTCGACGAGTGGGAGCGCGCCCTCGAGTCGTTCGTGAAGGTCATGCCCGACGCCTACCACGAGGCGATCACCGAGGACGGCCGCGACGACGTTCGCGCCGAACTCCCGGCCACGCCCGAGAGTCCCGCCGAAGCGGAGTCGCCGGGCTACGCGGCCAGCGACGACTGAGGATCGTTCGACTCGTCTCGAGACGCACGCTCGTACAACTCGTTGCTCGTTATTTGTTCGTCGTACTGCTCGCTCGTTCGTCGGTTAAACGCTCGAGAGCAGCCCGATCGCTCGTCGGACCACTCGAGTCGCCGAACGTCTTGTCTCGATCCCTCGTTCGTGCACTCGCGTATCCAACTTCGCGTATTCGACTAGCCGGGGAAGATACTGACGGTGTCCCGCTCGCACGAAACACGAGGAGACCTCGCCCTCCCCAGCCGCTTCGTTCGCTCACTCTGTCGCTCACTCATCCCTCGCGCGATTTCGAGCCGCGATTCACGTTCGTTCATCGCGGCTCAGCGCACGCCGCCGCAGGTAATCTCTGTTTCCGTACGACAGCGCGTCGATGTCCGCCGGGGAGGGTTACGCCGATCGAGTGAACTCGGGATCGAACATCTGCGCCGACATCGGCGCTGGATCACCCTCGGTGAGGTTGTACTCCGAAAAGTCCTCGAGGCCGGCCTCCCGAAGCAACTCCTCGTCGTAGACGGCGTTGCCGGTGTACTCGGCGGGATCTCGAGCGAGGATCTCGAGGACGGTGTCGGCGACGATGTCGGGCGTCCGCCAGTCGTCTTCGGTGCCGAGTCCGAAGTACCGCGTCGCTCGGGTGTCGATCGCGGTGACCGGCCAGAAGGCGTTACAGCCGACGTCGTGGTTTCCGAGTTCGCTCGCCAGCGAGAGCGTCAGGAAGGTCATGCCGAGTTTCGACCAGGCGTACGGTGCCTCGCCCGGTGCTCGGTCCACCGTAACGGGCGGCGCGTTGGTCAACAGCCACGAGTCCTCGACCTCCTTCAGATGATCGAGGAAGGCTCGGGAGGTGAGGTGGGTCCCGCGGACGTTCACGTCGGTCAGCAGGTCGAAGCGGTTCGCGGGGAGGTCCTCGACGTTCGCGATCTGGATCGCGCTC is part of the Halostagnicola kamekurae genome and harbors:
- a CDS encoding SDR family oxidoreductase gives rise to the protein MALEKPDLSGQTAFITGTTRGIGKAIALALAEQGCNVVSTGKTSEEDDDADDRDLEGTIEQTAREARDRGVDALPIQVNVREEREVEAAAERAIDEFGEVNIVINNASAIQIANVEDLPANRFDLLTDVNVRGTHLTSRAFLDHLKEVEDSWLLTNAPPVTVDRAPGEAPYAWSKLGMTFLTLSLASELGNHDVGCNAFWPVTAIDTRATRYFGLGTEDDWRTPDIVADTVLEILARDPAEYTGNAVYDEELLREAGLEDFSEYNLTEGDPAPMSAQMFDPEFTRSA